In Oreochromis niloticus isolate F11D_XX linkage group LG18, O_niloticus_UMD_NMBU, whole genome shotgun sequence, one genomic interval encodes:
- the LOC112842735 gene encoding cyclic nucleotide-gated cation channel beta-1 — protein sequence MEAKKLAKLALAEVRELLAKEEQEKELEMGRKEMSARVKERVAMRLKEEEDRLEKEEMERALEKLRKEKGKGTDEEEGGEKRIKKGGEKDEKSEKKEEGQGKKEWEETGKESAAEKRKKTKAEKPDKGKVE from the coding sequence ATGGAGGCCAAGAAGCTCGCCAAACTGGCTCTGGCTGAAGTCCGAGAGCTCCTAGCCAAAGAGGAGCAGGAGAAGGAGCTCGAGATGGGGAGGAAGGAGATGTCAGCCAGGGTGAAGGAGAGGGTGGCTATGAggctgaaggaggaggaggacagactGGAGAAAGAAGAGATGGAGAGGGCTCTGGAGAAGCTacgaaaagaaaaaggaaaagggacagatgaggaggagggaggggagaagAGAATAaagaaaggaggggaaaaagacGAGAAGTCTGAGAAAAAGGAGGAGGGGCAGGGAAAGAAAGAATGGGAGGAGACAGGCAAAGAGTCTGCTgctgaaaagagaaagaagactAAGGCGGAGAAACCTGACAAAGGAAAAGTAGAGTAG